In a single window of the Luteolibacter yonseiensis genome:
- a CDS encoding beta strand repeat-containing protein: MKPRNPRLLFSATVITAVFSIVTSNHASAASQTWDGETDANWATVTNWVSNTGAPGIIYTANSTNTTDVATFNSAINATTLAGSAGNPIITETNRMIGRILFDTAGVESHHIGAASGSPTLTFGNNLTILDVTASVIHGQTINAPVALHLPSSTNGGFTIQNNSTTSGATLTLAGGILNAPNSGRGTLATLRGSNTGENTVSGNIVLTQTAGITSTLTKADPGTWVFSGTNAFAPGGGVIVSDGVLAAAGNAALGTNATANAQAATINGGVLEIRNGVTIDNGVSLNLNGGAIRGAGTSATNGRIRVAATAAASVTLSTAASGDVFTIGNGDNELTGGAGDSVVHVAGPGTVVQAFASNYAGTWSVDSGTLQAGAPTSLGTLGSVNVAGGARLLASSQGLALTSLTGSGAVGHGGEGISTLTANISGSNTFAGQLQDGAAGALGLTKTGAGVLNLAGVSSYTDTTLVSSGTLNITGSLGNTPVGGSAGTTLSGNGSISGAVSVGNNMHLAPGDGGNAAIGTLTVGSLALESGSQLDIGITNTTTLDKVVVTGSGGLIISGGQVNINGGSGPFTTNGVYNLIGYSGTLNGLPGSLSVNGLNKSVTKTYTFGASGGFVTLTVANSGAVQTFWNTNADGNWSTNANWTPATAPNGTGAFVGFGGGGTEITADRTITVNGSFTAGTLAFNGVANGRSYILAGGSGANITLKNGSTGAFVTDTSGNHTINSPLTLTTDGSGFAATFAVINPGDTLTVGGAISGDGSPLLKEGPGTLVLNGVNTFTNGTVINGGTLQINSAESLGDIFGTTTIHTGTLRAAEDITSTALFNLTDSTSKVSVAAGKSFTISGQITDGESMGTLNKVDAGTLALTGANSYSGGTVVNGGIVQVSNANSLGSTTGPLVLNNAVVQATAGFNSSRGVTLGSVNSTFSVDPSVTYTLGGAITGSGTLNKSGSGTLSLGAINPNPNTYSGGTVISAGVLAVNRDSFLGPGTVTFQGGTLQNNYGNNFSYGFGNPISVPVGQVGTINMNNRMSLGSTAVVTGGGTLNVNLNTTVTRDDLNNSWVGFTGQVNFAGTGTARMLNNSGTFDTNSFANCSVDVGGSAFLQPVTNSGGNIYFFGALSGSSPTAGFAGATAGTGTLSVGALNGSSTFAGQINGNNALTKTGTGTLTLSGTNTYTGSTTVNGGSLELAATGHLRFVPGANGVSNKITGSGTVVLNGAFNIDLATANTTSGNSWLLVDVALLDETYGPTFSVDGFTRSGTTWTKVDGGKTWTFDQATGLLGLVSVGYSSWTGDPANGLSVGVNDGAGLDPDADGISNLLEYVLGGIPAGTGASDTSILPAQALDATDLTLTFRRSDLSESDVVLKVQWSADMVTWTDFITVGPVDALPAVDVSEDVPTAALDTVVVKIPRAGREAGGRLFGRIHAVK, from the coding sequence ATGAAGCCCCGCAATCCCCGTCTCCTCTTCTCCGCCACCGTCATTACCGCGGTCTTTTCGATCGTCACCTCCAACCACGCTTCCGCCGCCAGCCAGACCTGGGATGGGGAAACCGATGCGAATTGGGCGACCGTCACCAACTGGGTGTCGAACACCGGTGCCCCGGGGATCATCTATACCGCCAACAGCACCAACACCACGGATGTGGCGACCTTCAATTCCGCGATCAATGCGACAACCCTCGCGGGCAGCGCGGGCAATCCGATCATCACGGAGACGAACCGCATGATCGGCCGTATCCTGTTCGATACCGCGGGCGTCGAATCCCACCACATCGGCGCGGCGAGCGGGTCTCCCACACTGACTTTCGGGAACAACCTCACCATTCTCGACGTGACCGCGTCCGTCATCCACGGGCAGACCATCAACGCCCCGGTCGCGCTCCACCTTCCGTCGAGCACGAACGGCGGATTCACCATTCAAAACAATTCGACCACCAGCGGTGCCACCCTGACACTGGCTGGAGGCATCCTGAATGCTCCGAACTCCGGACGTGGCACTCTTGCCACGCTGAGGGGAAGCAACACGGGTGAGAATACGGTCAGCGGAAACATCGTTCTCACCCAGACGGCAGGCATCACCAGCACCCTCACGAAAGCCGATCCCGGCACCTGGGTTTTCTCCGGAACCAATGCCTTCGCCCCCGGAGGCGGCGTCATCGTCAGCGATGGTGTGCTGGCCGCGGCCGGTAATGCCGCACTCGGGACAAACGCCACCGCGAACGCCCAGGCGGCGACCATCAATGGCGGCGTGTTGGAGATCCGCAACGGCGTGACCATCGACAACGGCGTCTCTCTGAACCTGAATGGCGGGGCGATCCGTGGTGCGGGAACCTCCGCGACGAACGGCCGTATCCGGGTGGCCGCCACCGCCGCGGCCAGCGTTACGCTTTCCACCGCCGCATCCGGAGATGTTTTCACGATCGGCAATGGTGACAATGAACTCACCGGAGGGGCCGGGGATTCGGTCGTGCACGTCGCGGGTCCGGGGACGGTTGTCCAGGCCTTCGCCAGCAATTACGCCGGAACCTGGTCGGTGGATTCCGGCACCTTGCAGGCCGGGGCCCCGACATCGCTGGGAACACTGGGCAGCGTGAATGTCGCCGGCGGCGCTAGGTTGCTGGCGTCGTCCCAGGGGCTCGCCCTGACATCGTTGACCGGTTCCGGAGCGGTGGGCCATGGTGGGGAAGGGATTTCCACGCTGACGGCCAACATTTCGGGTTCGAACACTTTCGCGGGGCAGTTGCAGGATGGCGCTGCCGGGGCATTGGGCCTCACAAAAACCGGAGCCGGAGTCCTGAATCTCGCGGGCGTCAGTTCTTATACCGATACGACTCTTGTCAGCAGCGGCACGCTCAACATTACGGGCAGCCTCGGCAACACCCCCGTGGGCGGGAGCGCGGGAACAACGCTTTCCGGCAACGGAAGCATCTCGGGAGCCGTCTCCGTCGGAAACAACATGCATCTCGCTCCGGGCGACGGTGGCAATGCGGCGATCGGAACCCTCACCGTGGGTTCGCTTGCGCTGGAGTCCGGATCCCAGCTCGACATCGGCATCACCAACACCACGACGCTCGACAAGGTCGTGGTCACTGGCAGCGGCGGACTCATCATCAGCGGAGGCCAGGTGAACATCAACGGCGGGTCCGGGCCGTTCACCACGAACGGAGTTTACAATCTGATCGGTTACAGCGGCACGCTCAACGGCCTGCCCGGTTCGCTCTCGGTCAACGGACTGAACAAGTCGGTCACCAAGACCTACACCTTCGGCGCCAGCGGAGGATTCGTGACACTCACGGTGGCGAACAGCGGGGCGGTGCAGACGTTCTGGAACACGAATGCGGATGGCAACTGGAGCACGAACGCCAACTGGACGCCGGCCACCGCGCCCAACGGCACGGGGGCCTTCGTCGGCTTCGGCGGTGGCGGGACAGAGATCACGGCGGACCGCACCATCACGGTGAACGGATCCTTTACCGCGGGAACCCTCGCCTTCAATGGTGTGGCGAATGGCAGGAGCTATATCCTGGCCGGAGGAAGCGGCGCGAACATCACCCTGAAGAACGGTTCGACGGGTGCTTTCGTGACGGACACCTCCGGCAACCATACCATCAATTCACCCCTGACGCTGACAACCGACGGGTCTGGCTTCGCCGCGACCTTCGCGGTCATCAATCCGGGCGACACACTGACGGTGGGAGGTGCGATCAGTGGTGACGGATCGCCCTTGCTCAAGGAAGGTCCGGGCACTCTTGTGCTCAACGGGGTGAATACCTTCACCAACGGAACAGTCATCAATGGCGGCACGCTCCAGATCAACAGCGCGGAAAGTCTGGGAGACATCTTCGGCACGACGACCATCCATACAGGCACCCTGAGGGCTGCGGAGGACATCACCAGCACGGCGCTTTTCAACCTCACGGACAGCACCAGCAAGGTATCGGTCGCCGCCGGAAAGAGCTTCACCATCAGCGGCCAGATCACCGATGGGGAAAGCATGGGAACCCTCAACAAGGTCGACGCCGGGACCCTGGCCCTGACCGGGGCCAACTCGTACAGCGGCGGGACCGTGGTCAATGGCGGCATCGTACAGGTCAGCAACGCCAACAGCCTGGGAAGCACGACCGGCCCGCTGGTCCTCAATAACGCGGTGGTCCAGGCAACCGCGGGTTTCAACAGCTCGCGAGGCGTGACACTGGGCAGCGTGAACAGCACGTTCTCCGTGGATCCTTCCGTGACCTATACGCTTGGCGGCGCGATCACGGGAAGCGGCACGCTGAACAAGAGCGGAAGCGGCACCCTGTCGCTCGGTGCCATCAATCCCAATCCGAACACCTACAGCGGTGGCACGGTGATCAGTGCGGGTGTGCTCGCCGTGAACAGGGATTCCTTCCTCGGACCCGGAACCGTCACCTTCCAGGGAGGGACCCTGCAGAACAACTACGGCAACAACTTCTCCTATGGCTTCGGCAATCCGATCTCGGTCCCCGTGGGCCAGGTGGGGACCATCAACATGAACAACCGGATGAGTCTCGGCAGCACCGCGGTGGTCACCGGCGGAGGGACGCTGAACGTCAATCTCAACACCACGGTCACCCGGGACGACCTCAACAACAGCTGGGTGGGCTTCACCGGTCAGGTGAACTTCGCCGGGACCGGCACCGCCCGCATGTTGAACAACAGCGGAACTTTCGATACGAACAGCTTCGCGAACTGCTCGGTGGATGTGGGGGGAAGCGCTTTCCTGCAACCGGTCACGAACAGCGGCGGGAACATCTATTTCTTTGGCGCGTTGTCAGGTTCTTCGCCGACCGCCGGATTCGCCGGGGCTACCGCTGGAACCGGCACGCTGAGCGTCGGAGCGCTGAATGGCAGCAGCACCTTCGCGGGACAGATCAACGGCAACAACGCGCTGACGAAAACAGGTACCGGCACGCTGACCTTGTCCGGCACGAACACCTACACGGGTTCGACGACGGTGAACGGAGGAAGCTTGGAACTCGCGGCCACCGGGCATCTGCGTTTCGTCCCGGGAGCCAACGGCGTTTCCAACAAGATCACGGGTTCGGGAACCGTCGTCTTGAACGGGGCGTTCAATATCGATCTGGCCACGGCGAACACAACCAGCGGCAATTCATGGCTTCTGGTGGACGTGGCGCTGCTGGATGAGACCTATGGTCCGACCTTCTCCGTGGACGGCTTCACGCGGTCCGGGACCACCTGGACCAAGGTGGACGGAGGGAAAACCTGGACGTTCGACCAGGCGACAGGCTTGCTCGGCCTGGTCTCCGTGGGGTATTCATCCTGGACGGGTGACCCGGCCAACGGCCTCAGCGTGGGGGTGAACGATGGCGCCGGCCTCGATCCTGATGCGGACGGAATTTCCAATCTCCTGGAATATGTCCTCGGTGGCATTCCGGCCGGAACGGGAGCGTCCGACACCTCCATCCTTCCGGCACAGGCTTTGGACGCCACCGACCTCACGCTCACCTTCCGCCGTTCCGACCTTTCGGAAAGCGATGTGGTCCTGAAAGTCCAGTGGTCCGCCGACATGGTGACGTGGACCGACTTCATCACCGTCGGTCCCGTCGACGCCCTGCCTGCGGTGGATGTCTCGGAAGATGTTCCGACCGCCGCGCTGGATACGGTCGTGGTGAAGATCCCCCGCGCGGGCCGCGAGGCCGGAGGACGGCTCTTCGGCCGCATCCATGCTGTGAAGTGA